Genomic segment of Nitrosopumilaceae archaeon AB1(1):
CTTGCATGTCTTGTAGGAATGTTTACTGGAGCCAAGGCGATGGCAGTTCAAAATTATCTTGCAGTAAAATCACAGCGAGAATTACTCCAATCCGAGATAAAACGTGAAATGTGGGAAATTGAAAATAAACCTGATATTGAACGTAAAGAAATTGTAGATATCTATAAAGCAAAAGGTTTTTCTGGTAATGATTTGGATATGATTGTAAATAAAATCACATCTGATAAAAAAGTCTGGCTTGATACAATGCTTGCAGAAGAGTTGCATCTTAATTTAGATATTATAGGTAGTCCTATCAAAAGTGCTATTCGTATGTTTGTATCTTTTCTCGTTGGTGGTATATTACCAATAATACCTTTCTTTTTTGGTACAGGTCTATCTCCACTTTTAATAGCTGTTGGCATTAGTCTATCTGTATCTTTCTTTGTTGGAGCTGTCAAGTCTAAAATAAC
This window contains:
- a CDS encoding VIT1/CCC1 transporter family protein encodes the protein MPEITEPRHIEPHMSESSSIRDFVFGFGDGINTSLGIAAGVGGANVSSDIVVLACLVGMFTGAKAMAVQNYLAVKSQRELLQSEIKREMWEIENKPDIERKEIVDIYKAKGFSGNDLDMIVNKITSDKKVWLDTMLAEELHLNLDIIGSPIKSAIRMFVSFLVGGILPIIPFFFGTGLSPLLIAVGISLSVSFFVGAVKSKITKTSILKGGIEMAGLGTGIALIGFGIGTELTNLGIVSI